One window from the genome of Cardiocondyla obscurior isolate alpha-2009 linkage group LG04, Cobs3.1, whole genome shotgun sequence encodes:
- the Wdr37 gene encoding WD repeat-containing protein 37 isoform X2, which produces MPGEPPATAGSKSSGKAKRISIPRVQSSTDTELQSQQSGSTPLQPTSHYVTFRSELEDSVIPPALRCRLYDLFQQIEKEFEMLYTENLGLQEKIDILNDRLERECYGSGERSLPPGDLTDYPETKNLSKQKLGANSAQKIKTSHKLKAQTSKIVSSFKTPSMTCTMQREYLGHRDGVWEVSVGRSGQPIIATASADYTARIWAIDNSRCLLQYIGHNGSVNSVRFHPNRELALTASGDCSAHVWQAAVDWDMPKRTSSLEELPTAGSERSTTNNLTGNNDEQDDPPTLRTPIRELLGHTNVVMAADWLSGAEQLVTASWDRTANLYDTETGEIIHTLCGHDQELTHVSTHHTQKLCVTSSRDNTFRLWDFREPIHSVSVFQGHTETVTSAVFTREDKIVSGSDDRSVKVWELRNIRSPLATIRGDSAANRLSVSSTGIVAIPHDNRQIRLFDLSGQRLARLPRTSRQGHRRMVCSVAWLEDSNVCNLFSCGFDRLVLGWSVLPVKDA; this is translated from the exons ATGCCTGGTGAACCGCCAGCCACAGCTGGAAGTAAATCCAGTGGCAAGGCAAAGAGAATCTCCATACCTCGTGTGCAAAGCAGTACCGACACAGAGTTACAGTCTCAACAGAGCGGATCAACTCCACTGCAGCCCACGTCACATTATGTTACCTTCCGTTCCGAGTTAGAGGACAGCGTTATTCCGCCAGCCCTGCGATGCCGCTTGTATGATCTCTTTCaacaaattgaaaaagaatttgaaaTGTTATACACAGAAAATCTTGGCT TGCAGGAGAAGATCGATATCCTAAATGACCGACTCGAGAGAGAATGTTATGGATCAGGCGAGCGCAGTTTACCTCCTGGAGATCTTACGGATTATCCAGAAACGAAAAATCTGTCGAAGCAAAaat TGGGTGCAAACTCGGCGCAAAAGATTAAAACTTCTCACAAATTAAAAGCACAGACTAGTAAAATAGTATCGAGCTTTAAAACTCCGTCTATGACATGCACTATGCAAAGGGAGTACCTCGGCCATCGGGACGGTGTGTGGGAAGTGTCCGTGGGAAGATCTGGTCAACCCATCATAGCCACCGCTTCTGCCGATTATACGGCTCGTATATGGGCAATAGATAACAGCCGATGTCTATTACAATATATCGGTCATAATGGATCTGTGAATTCGGTTCGATTTCATCCGAACCGAGAATTGGCTTTAACGGCAAGCGGAGATTGCTCTGCTCACGTGTGGCAAGCAGCTGTCGATTGGGACATGCCGAAAAGAACATCATCGTTAGAAGAACTTCCAACGGCCGGTTCCGAACGATCGACCACGAATAATCTAACTGGTAATAACGACGAGCAAGACGATCCTCCGACTCTGAGGACGCCGATACGCGAACTTTTAGGCCACACAAATGTTGTGATGGCTGCAGATTGGCTTTCTGGAGCTGAACAATTAGTCACAGCTTCTTGGGATAGAACAGCAAATTTGTACGATACTGAAACTGGAGAGATTATACACACGCTGTGCGGACACGACCAAGAGTTGACTCATGTATCGACGCATCATACGCAAAAATTATGCGTCACGTCTAGCAGAGATAATACATTCCGATTGTGGGATTTTAGAGAGCCAATACACTCGGTTTCAGTATTTCAAGGACATACGGA AACCGTAACGTCTGCGGTCTTTACGAGGGAAGATAAAATTGTATCTGGCTCAGATGATAGAAGTGTCAAAGTATGGGAATTACGTAACATACGTAGTCCGTTAGCGACAATACGTGGCGATAGCGCTGCTAACAGGCTATCAGTTTCTAGTACCGGGATAGTTGCAATACCACACGACAATAGACAAATACGTTTATTTGATCTAAGTGGTCAACGTTTGGCAAGATTACCTAGAACCAGCAGACAg GGTCACCGTAGAATGGTGTGTTCTGTCGCTTGGTTGGAGGATAGTaatgtatgtaatttattttcttgtggTTTCGATAGATTAGTATTAGGTTGGAGTGTTCTTCCCGTTAAAGATGCTTAA
- the LOC139102087 gene encoding DNA replication licensing factor Mcm5: MEGFDDPGVFFSDNFAVDEANENRTNLQHSKKKFKEFIRQFHEGNFNYKYRDILKRNYNLGQYWLEINLEDLAAFDESLAEKIQKLPSEYLAIFEEAAKNVADELTAPRPEGEEKVEDIQVLLCSDAHPSSLRGMKPDIVSKLVKIPGIIVSASGIRSKATKIAIQCRSCKVTQVNISIKPGLEGYSLPRKCTTEQAGRPKCPLDPFFIMPDKCHCVDFQVLKLQELPDHIPQGEMPRHLQLYCDRYLCDRVVPGNRVLILGIYSIKKVAKTGGKSSGREKTLVGVRAPYIRVLGISVDGENTNIGTQPPVTTEEEDLFTRLATDPNLYERIAKSIAPSIFGVVDIKKAIACLLFGGSRKLMPDGLCRRGDINILMLGDPGTAKSQLLKFVERVAPIAVYTSGKGSSAAGLTASVSRDPVTRNFVMEGGAMVLADGGVVCIDEFDKMKEDDRVAIHEAMEQQTISIAKAGITTTLNTRCSVLAAANSVFGRWDDIKGEENIDFMPTILSRFDMIFIVKDEHEHNRDITLAKHVMNIHCNAGQITEQSIEGEIPVHILKKYINYCRTRCGPRLNVEAGDKLKNRYVMMRAGTREHEKDSEKRLSIPITVRQLEAIIRISEALAKMQIQPFATEVHVNEALRLFQVSTLDAAMSGSLAGAEGFTTEEDHEMLSRIEKQLKNRFPIGHQVSEQNIVKDFVKQSFPERIIYKVIHTMIRRGELQHRLQRKMLYRLQ, from the exons ATGGAGGGCTTCGACGATCCGGGTGTGTTCTTCTCCGACAACTTCGCGGTGGACGAGGCCAACGAGAACCGTACGAATCTCCAGCATTCGAAGAAGAAATTCAAGGAGTTTATCCGACAGTTTCACGAGGGCAACTTCAATTACAAATACCG GGATATTTTAAAGCGCAATTATAATCTCGGGCAGTATTGGCTGGAGATTAATCTTGAGGATTTAGCCGCTTTCGACGAGTCACTCGCGGAGAAGATACAAAAACTTCCCTCGGAATATTTGGCCATTTTCGAGGAAGCCGCGAAGAACGTCGCCGACGAGCTCACGGCTCCACGGCCCGAGGGCGAGGAGAAAGTAGAGGATATTCAGGTGTTACTGTGCTCAGATGCCCATCCAAGCTCTTTGAGAGGAATGAAG CCAGATATTGTTTCAAAACTTGTCAAAATTCCGGGTATAATTGTTTCTGCATCTGGCATCAGATCCAAGGCTACAAAAATTGCTATACAGTGTCGTTCTTGCAAAGTTACTCAGGTCAATATTTCTATCAAACCTGGTTTGGAAGGGTATTCGCTACCTAGAAAATGCACCAC AGAGCAAGCGGGTCGTCCAAAATGTCCTTTGGatcctttttttataatgccAGATAAATGTCACTGTGTAGACTTTCAAGTATTAAAGCTTCAGGAATTGCCAGATCACATACCACAGGGCGAAATGCCTAGgcatttacaattatattgcgATCGGTACTTGTGTGATAGAGTGGTACCGGGCAATAGAGTTCTGATTCTTGGTATATATTCCATTAAAAAAGTGGCTAAAACTGGTGGCAAGAGTTCAGGCAGAGAGAAGACATTAGTGGGTGTTAGAGCTCCATATATTCGTGTTCTTGGTATTTCAGTGGATGGAGAAAATACCAATATAG GAACTCAGCCGCCTGTTACAACCGAAGAAGAGGATCTTTTCACTCGTTTAGCAACTGATCCTAATTTGTATGAGAGAATTGCAAAAAGTATTGCTCCCAGCATTTTCGGTGTAGTAGACATTAAAAAAGCTATCGCATGTCTACTATTCGGCGgatcaagaaaattaatgccGGATGGTTTATGCAGAAGAGGCGATATCAATATCTTAATGCTGGGCGATCCGGGTACCGCTAAGTcgcagttattaaaatttgtggAGAGAGTCGCTCCCATAGCTGTTTATACATCGGGAAAAGGTAGTTCCGCAGCCGGTTTGACAGCATCTGTATCGAGAGATCCAGTAACT AGGAATTTCGTTATGGAAGGTGGTGCAATGGTTCTCGCGGATGGTGGAGTCGTTTGCATAGACGAGTTCGACAAAATGAAAGAGGACGATCGAGTGGCGATACACGAAGCTATGGAGCAACAAACGATCTCTATAGCAAAGGCGGGAATAACGACAACTCTGAATACACGGTGTTCTGTATTAGCGGCGGCGAATTCGGTCTTTGGTCGGTGGGATGATataaaaggagaagaaaatatagattttatgCCGACGATCTTATCACGTTTCGATAtgatatttatcgttaaagaTGAGCACGAACACAACAGGGACATAACTTTAGCTAAACACGTTATGAACATTCACTGTAATGCTGGCCAGATCACGGAACAATCGATAGAAGGAGAAATTCCTGTGCACATTTTGAAAAAGTACATTAACTATTGCAGGACACGTTGTGGCCCAAGACTCAATGTAGAGGCaggagataaattaaaaaatcgttacGTAATGATGCGAGCTGGTACAAGAGAACACGAGAAAGATTCTGAAAAAAGATTATCAATACCTATAACGGTCCGACAGCTCGAAGCTATTATACGAATCTCCGAAGCTTTGGCCAAAATGCAAATTCAACCATTTGCTACTGAAGTCCACGTTAACGAAGCTTTAAGGCTCTTTCAAGTGTCTACATTAGACGCAGCAATGTCTGGATCGTTAGCAGGGGCAGAAGGATTTACCACGGAAGAAGATCATGAAATGTTGTCTCGCATTGAAAAGCAATTGAAAAACAGATTTCCGATTGGACATCAAGTGTCCGAGCAAAATATAGTGAAAGATTTTGTTAAACAGTCATTTCCAGAGCGTATCATTTACAAAGTTATACATACGATGATACGCCGCGGCGAACTGCAGCATCGTTTGCAACGTAAAATGTTGTACAGGCTCCAATGA
- the LOC139102091 gene encoding 1,5-anhydro-D-fructose reductase — protein sequence MIQVSSVILPTGQAMPMLGFGTWNAAGEELEAALDTALEIGYRLIDTATVYGNERIIGNVLKKWFDSGRIERSDLFIVTKVPPSGNRPGDIEKWLERSLSNLQLSYLDLYLIHTPFAYGDVEGELHPFNEKGEIIIDPDTDHLAIWSVMEKQVMEGRTKAIGLSNFNVAQIERILNHATLPVSNLQVEMHVYLQQSELLKFCQDHDISVTAYSPLGSRGFVENVIFKGDAVPKSLEDLTVQEIARKYEKSPAQILLKHIIQKGVIAIPKSTNSSRIKENFDLFDWELEAEDVEKLNDLDKGESGRICDFKFFKGLEKHPEFPF from the exons ATGATACAAGTTTCGAGCGTGATTTTGCCAACGGGGCAAGCAATGCCCATGTTGGGATTCGGAACTTGGAAC GCCGCCGGAGAAGAATTAGAGGCAGCTTTGGATACAGCTTTAGAAATAGGATACAGGCTTATAGACACAGCTACAGTGTACGGAAATGAGCGTATTATTGGTAATGTGCTAAAGAAATGGTTTGATTCTGGTAGAATCGAACGATccgatttatttattgtaactAAG GTACCTCCGAGTGGTAATAGACCTGGAGACATAGAAAAGTGGCTCGAAAGATCGCTTTCTAATTTACAACTGAGTTATTTGGACTTGTATCTGATACACACTCCATTTGCTTATGGAGATGTTGAAGGAGAACTACATCCCTTTAatgaaaaaggagaaattataattgaccCAGATACGGATCACTTGGCGATTTGGTCGGTGATGGAAAAGCAAGTGATGGAAGGGCGTACAAAAGCGATTGGGCTATCCAACTTTAATGTTGCGCAAatagaaagaattttaaacCACGCCACCCTGCCGGTGTCGAATTTGCAAGTTGAAATGCACGTGTACTTGCAGCAAAGTGAATTg cTGAAATTTTGTCAGGATCACGATATCAGCGTAACGGCGTATTCTCCTCTGGGTTCACGCGGATTTGTTGAGAATGTGATATTTAAAGGAGACGCCGTGCCGAAGTCGTTGGAAGACCTCACTGTGCAAGAAATCGCgagaaaatacgaaaaaagTCCCGCGCAAATACTACTGAAGCATATTATTCAAAAAGGTGTAATAGCCATACCGAAGAGTACCAATTCGTCGAGAATAAAAGAGAACTTTGATTTATTCGATTGGGAGCTTGAAGCCGAGGATGTCGAGAAGTTGAACGATCTCGACAAAGGGGAATCTGGACGTATATGCGACTTCAAATTCTTTAAAGGTCTTGAAAAGCACCCAGAGtttcctttttaa
- the Wdr37 gene encoding WD repeat-containing protein 37 isoform X1 gives MPGEPPATAGSKSSGKAKRISIPRVQSSTDTELQSQQSGSTPLQPTSHYVTFRSELEDSVIPPALRCRLYDLFQQIEKEFEMLYTENLGLQEKIDILNDRLERECYGSGERSLPPGDLTDYPETKNLSKQKSVGANSAQKIKTSHKLKAQTSKIVSSFKTPSMTCTMQREYLGHRDGVWEVSVGRSGQPIIATASADYTARIWAIDNSRCLLQYIGHNGSVNSVRFHPNRELALTASGDCSAHVWQAAVDWDMPKRTSSLEELPTAGSERSTTNNLTGNNDEQDDPPTLRTPIRELLGHTNVVMAADWLSGAEQLVTASWDRTANLYDTETGEIIHTLCGHDQELTHVSTHHTQKLCVTSSRDNTFRLWDFREPIHSVSVFQGHTETVTSAVFTREDKIVSGSDDRSVKVWELRNIRSPLATIRGDSAANRLSVSSTGIVAIPHDNRQIRLFDLSGQRLARLPRTSRQGHRRMVCSVAWLEDSNVCNLFSCGFDRLVLGWSVLPVKDA, from the exons ATGCCTGGTGAACCGCCAGCCACAGCTGGAAGTAAATCCAGTGGCAAGGCAAAGAGAATCTCCATACCTCGTGTGCAAAGCAGTACCGACACAGAGTTACAGTCTCAACAGAGCGGATCAACTCCACTGCAGCCCACGTCACATTATGTTACCTTCCGTTCCGAGTTAGAGGACAGCGTTATTCCGCCAGCCCTGCGATGCCGCTTGTATGATCTCTTTCaacaaattgaaaaagaatttgaaaTGTTATACACAGAAAATCTTGGCT TGCAGGAGAAGATCGATATCCTAAATGACCGACTCGAGAGAGAATGTTATGGATCAGGCGAGCGCAGTTTACCTCCTGGAGATCTTACGGATTATCCAGAAACGAAAAATCTGTCGAAGCAAAaat CAGTGGGTGCAAACTCGGCGCAAAAGATTAAAACTTCTCACAAATTAAAAGCACAGACTAGTAAAATAGTATCGAGCTTTAAAACTCCGTCTATGACATGCACTATGCAAAGGGAGTACCTCGGCCATCGGGACGGTGTGTGGGAAGTGTCCGTGGGAAGATCTGGTCAACCCATCATAGCCACCGCTTCTGCCGATTATACGGCTCGTATATGGGCAATAGATAACAGCCGATGTCTATTACAATATATCGGTCATAATGGATCTGTGAATTCGGTTCGATTTCATCCGAACCGAGAATTGGCTTTAACGGCAAGCGGAGATTGCTCTGCTCACGTGTGGCAAGCAGCTGTCGATTGGGACATGCCGAAAAGAACATCATCGTTAGAAGAACTTCCAACGGCCGGTTCCGAACGATCGACCACGAATAATCTAACTGGTAATAACGACGAGCAAGACGATCCTCCGACTCTGAGGACGCCGATACGCGAACTTTTAGGCCACACAAATGTTGTGATGGCTGCAGATTGGCTTTCTGGAGCTGAACAATTAGTCACAGCTTCTTGGGATAGAACAGCAAATTTGTACGATACTGAAACTGGAGAGATTATACACACGCTGTGCGGACACGACCAAGAGTTGACTCATGTATCGACGCATCATACGCAAAAATTATGCGTCACGTCTAGCAGAGATAATACATTCCGATTGTGGGATTTTAGAGAGCCAATACACTCGGTTTCAGTATTTCAAGGACATACGGA AACCGTAACGTCTGCGGTCTTTACGAGGGAAGATAAAATTGTATCTGGCTCAGATGATAGAAGTGTCAAAGTATGGGAATTACGTAACATACGTAGTCCGTTAGCGACAATACGTGGCGATAGCGCTGCTAACAGGCTATCAGTTTCTAGTACCGGGATAGTTGCAATACCACACGACAATAGACAAATACGTTTATTTGATCTAAGTGGTCAACGTTTGGCAAGATTACCTAGAACCAGCAGACAg GGTCACCGTAGAATGGTGTGTTCTGTCGCTTGGTTGGAGGATAGTaatgtatgtaatttattttcttgtggTTTCGATAGATTAGTATTAGGTTGGAGTGTTCTTCCCGTTAAAGATGCTTAA
- the Arv1 gene encoding protein ARV1 gives MYICINCGSECKELFRRYCPSVLKILKCEKCGLLADKYIEYDPVIVFVDLILIEKPAYRHLLYNSNFKSYWKIGVILWLTESFRAWFFCDINETELTESEINLIPNDALQDYCNFYNLLVHTALAFAVFICAVILVTELKWFIIGKKPYKYSIKDLSNALIVGSCGKLLGFLGIVWRHIALGPYYFLVQGYTVLCLLTAYSVVCKSGRGGSLIGLIAGFLLYGYICTSISRLHLNIFNITLT, from the exons atgtacatttgCATAAATTGCGGATCTGAATGTAAAGAGCTTTTCAGAAGATACTGCCCCAgtgtcttaaaaattttaaaatgt gAAAAATGTGGATTGTTAGCTGATAAATATATCGAGTACGATCCTGTCATAGTTTTTGTAGACCTGATTCTGATAGAAAAGCCAGCTTACAGACATCTTTTGTACAATAGTAATTTCAAGTCGTATTGGAAAATAGGTGTAATATTATGGCTAACTGAATCGTTCAGGGCTTGGTTTTTCTGTGACATAAACGAAACAGAATTAACTGAATCggaaatcaatttaattccTAATGATGCATTGCAggattattgcaatttttacaatttactgGTGCACACAGCACTTGCCTTCGCAGTATTTATTTGCGCGGTGATTTTAGTGACTGAATTAAAATGGTTTATCATCGGTAAAAAACCATACAAATATAGCATAAAAGATTTAAGTAATGCTCTAATTGTCGGAAGTTGTGGTAAATTATTAGGATTTCTGGGAATAGTATGGCGACATATAGCCCTAGGTCCATATTACTTTCTAGTTCAAGGTTACACGGTTTTATGTCTCTTGACTGCATACTCAG TTGTCTGCAAAAGTGGAAGGGGAGGATCTTTGATTGGATTAATTGCTGGATTTTTACTGTATGGTTATATATGTACTTCAATTTCTAGATTGcacttaaatattttcaatatcacACTAACAtga